Genomic window (Magnolia sinica isolate HGM2019 chromosome 6, MsV1, whole genome shotgun sequence):
CACCTATGTGATTTAGGATTTGAGATTACTCAATGAATTTAATAAAAGCTATTTGTCTTCCCTCTTTTTAAATCTACAGGAAGCTTCATTTGTGTTTAAGATTACTCTGCTTTTAAAAGCTAATTTTGCGTCTTTCTTAATGAAGTTGTAGAAGATGGTATTTGTCAGGATAatatatccatttttttttttaattattattattattttttttataaatttgtgTTGGAACCAAaaactattattattttttaaaaatttgtgttggaactaaaaaataatttcttgccAAAAATAAGGCCTCTTCCTCTATAGCCTTTgttgaataagcttattctataatGCGgtgtatagggcccaccatgatgtgtgcatgacatctagTTCATCCATCATGTATGCCTTGCTCATTTTCTCCTTGGATCCCAAGAATctggccgatccaaaactcagctgggctacaccatgaaaaatcatgaacctttaaaatcatatggtatggtacgcctgagttttggaatggccagaTTTTTGATATGCCTATTTTTCCTGGCTGGGTGCATCTTTTGAAGTGGATTggaattggatggcatatagaaaGCACATTTGGGCCTCACACGCAATCTGGAAGGGTTTGATTATGGGTGACTTCATCGTAACTGTTCCCTGTctagtgatgcatgtgttttggattggcctgatttttcggAATACAGGGGAATGCGAAGGGGTGAAACTTGTGGACGAATTGGGCATAggccatacatcatgttgggtcccacacaCCACATTCTAGAGTAGGCTTATTCTACAAACATTGTAGAGGAACCACCTCACCAAAGATATAGGTTGTGTAGACATGTTTTCCGGCTGATGGTGTTGACATGTTGGCAAAAATTAGAGTTGCGCCAAGCTTGATACTACAAATTCTTGCAGCCTGCTGGTAGCAAACAATGACGATGACAacgaaaacaacaacaacaaaaatgacGAAGACAACAGAGATGCCAACAGCGGCCAACAGcggcaacagcagcagcagcagcagcagcagcaacaacaacaacaataatccaCAGTTCCACACTAGACACCAAGGCGGATTTTAAAGTACATTTTTGAAGATAGGGAACATCAATTTAGAAAGTAGGAAATACCAAGACTGCACAAAAAACCATTAAGAATCTAAAGTAAATGACATCAAACTTGTGACATTCTATGGCTTTGAGGTCCAACATGAAGAGCCAAAGAGAAACACAAATGCAAGGGTTGGTCTGACCAGACTTCACTAAATATTCAAATTCTATGGAAGGGCAGAAGAGCCAATCCCTGTTTCTACCGTGATTCCACTCAACTATTTTGGAACATGAACACATATATGATATGATATCTTTTTATTTACGACAAATCACAAACCATATAAATCATACATTGTTGTGCACTTTACCGGATTTGGAAATATTAGTTTTAACACTTATGCCAACATCTATGCTATTTCACCAGTCTACATGACTTCGTTTTTCTTGTATCCTTCATCCTTCCCATTACCAACTTCTACACATGTAAGTAATGGTTTTTGGATTTGAATCTAGAAAGTCAAAGTACATACTTGAAAAgactatgagagagagagagagagagagagagagagagagggggtggtGCATTTGTTCTCACTAGTTGATGGTTTTCTTCCTTCGGAGGACTTCAATAATCGATTGTGCCGTGCAGTAAGCAATGGCCTGAACCGTGACCATTGGATTCACCCCGAGAGCAGTTGGAAAGACGCTTGTGTCTGCAATGAACAGCCCTTCAACTTCCCACGTCTCCCCTCTCTGATTTACTACTGATTGCTTCGGACTGACCCCCATCCTACAGCTCCCCATCTGATGGGCTGAGCAAATTGGTGTCGATAGATCCTTCAATCTCCTTCTACTTTCCCGCTTTACAAACCTCTCAAACTCGTGTGAGCTGGCTTGTTTCACGTTCAATATCTCTCCCTTGCAGTGATGTGTTCCAATTTCTTCGGCCCCTGCAGCTGCCAATATCCTTAGCATCTTCTCCAGTCCTCTCTGCAGATTCTCTTCGTCGATATCGTCCAATTTATAAGTCAGTGATTTTGGATAATTCACTTTGCCTGATCCCTTATCCCTCGCCAATGCAAATATGTGCGCAGTCCGTGAGAATTTGGTCATCCTTTCTTTGATATCAAGTCCGGAAATCCATGGCATGACTCCTGCAAACATGCCTGGGTGTAATGACGGTGTCTGTATCACTGCACCGTAGCCAGAGGTCTTGAAATTTGCAACAACAGTAGACATTGCTGTCATTATGCcaccctcataactctttttcccttcttctgGCCAACCTGATGTCTCTGGGAAGTAACCCCATGCCATTGCAGTTGGATGGATATGGAGGTGTTTTCCAACATGAGCATTCTTCAACCCACTTTTCTTTAGTAAAAGCGGCGTCCTCAATGCACCACAAGCAACTATAGTGACCTTTGACTCCACCACGTATACATCCTTCATTCCTCGCCTGTTTATGTATTCAAAAACAACCCCAGTTGCAACATTTCTACCCTTCTTACTCTTATGTAAGACTTTCAATGCCATGCATCCAGGGAGGATTACACCATTACCAGAATCTGCTAAATCTACAAGCCATGTCTCTTGGGTGCCCTTCTTTTTTCCATCCTTGCAACCTAAATGGCACCACCCACAGTAATGATCAGATGTTGAATTTCGTGGAATGTTGCTCACTGGGTACCCCATTTCTAGACATCCTTTCCGTAACACTGCATTATTGAACCCTTCATTTTCCACCTCCGATTGAACTCCCATCCGCTCACAGACAGCATCCAATGCTTGTTTATAAGCCTTGCTACCAAATAGCTCAAGGTCGTACTCATTGGACCACTCCCTGATAACATGATCAGGAGTTCGTAGCGAGGCTGACCAATTTATGGCGGAGCCTCCACCTACTGTTGAGCCTGCAAGGAATAGGGCACTCAAATTTTCAGTGGCGACCATTCCTCCTCCTTCGTACATTTGATCTGCTGATGGGCCTTCTAGAAGAGACAGATTGCATCTTGCGAAGTAATTGCCTTTCTCCAAGACTACTACTTTGTAGCCAGCTTTGGCAAGGACTCCAGCAACAACCCCCCCACCTGAACCTGAGCCGACGACAACTGCATCACAGCTGATGGTTAAAGGAGACAATGGAGAGGGATTTTTCCCCTTGCAATTATGAACTGAGACAGTGAATCCAGCTTTCTGAAGATTTTCTAAGATAATTCCTTTTGGGTTTTCCATGTCGACTAGTGCTCTGTGAAGGGGTCCAAGACGTTCTGCTTCTGCTTCCTCTCCTTGTTTTGTTCCTTCCTCTTCTGGTAGTTGGGCTTGTCTCCTTTGGTTTATGAAATCTGGGTCCGGTCCGCAGTAGCCAATAGCTTTCCACGATGGATTCTCATTCTTCTCATCAGCCTGAATTCAGAGAATTTTTAACAAGATCAAAACTTCACCATTTTGTGCCTACAAAAGCTTCACTATTGCCTGCCAAAATTTTACAAAAGCCCACCCCAAGCCTTGCCCTTTCATTTCAAATCATGATTTAGAGTAATGCTACAGTGATTCGCTTTGGGGTGATTCACCCCCGTATTTTGACACGTGTTCCTTTCATTTAATGTGACTGAGGTATCAAAAGCAACATAaatttctatggggcccactgtgatgtgtgtgagaaatccagtccatccatcactCGCACTAGCTCATTTTAGCGTGTGAAAAATGAAAGCAGGCTGGTTAAAACTCTAGTGGACCATAATGAaaagtgatggacggagtggatttcacacacatcGCAGTTACATGTTTCCTGCACTACCTCTGTCACATTTAATGCGGCAGGAGGGGAACGTGTCACAATAAGGTGGCAAATTGCCATAGCATAACTCCATGATTTATTAAGGGAAACGACTTTTACTTTGTTTCCAAATAGGGATGTAAAGAACTTCATGCCAAGATTTTTAAATAAAGATGCATAAACACCATCTCGTATAACCTTAAGAGcttggttttaagacttggaccCATGTAGAGTGCCTGTTAGACCATCCAGATGGTTAGGCAGGTGAACTGCGTGTAGTTCTCAGCATAGAGATGCTTTATACACAGTTTTTCTTTTGGTAGGTAAGCATAGATTGAACCCATGACAGGTGGCACCGTCAAGCTGAGCTATAGCTTCAACCCCGTATATGCTGAGTTCTGGTGTTAGTTTATGCATAGGATTGTTCTTCAATTACTTTTTACTTTGTTTGGAGTGAGTTTCAAAATGCATTTTAACCGTTGAAGTTGTAAAGAGAACTCTGAGAAAGTTGCTCAAGGAAATGCTTAAtaggtattatacaatgcttgCACAGAAAGATTGTACAGTACCATTTGAGTTTTCAGTCGTATGAGTTAGGCGACTCAGGTTGATGGTTCAGCGATCCAAACCTTTGAATGCATGATGCACTGAAAGTTCCCttgatcggatgatccaagcTTTACCATATTCGGCCTTTATCTTGGTTGGACACTTAGGCTcaccatatcaacagtttggatcactgaactgtGAGGTCCACTTGTCAAATTGAACCTGAACAATACTATAGATCTTTCAGGCCAAGCATTGTATAGTAGCTCGTGGGAAGATATGCCTCTATGCACTGATTGGTTGACAGAAACAACAGATTAAGATATGGACACCTTTTTCCTACAGGCACTTCGGAAGAATTCATAAAACAATTTAGGGTTCATCTGAATGTCCCGACAAAGGTGTGTGGGCCAGATTTTTCTCTGCTGAAATCTGGAGCTGCTAAGTTGCAGATCAGAGGTGAAAACTATGCTGCTTGCAGTTGCATAAAAGATAAGGCCAGGGGTGTGTTTCTGCAACTGTTTGATTATGATTGTGGAGCCATCCTGAACACTCAGGCAGAGCAGATAAAGCTTACTGCTGAAACATCTGGAGTCATCATCATTTTTTCCTTATACCAAAGAActacatgttcataggatgagtgtacttgaaatgaggatgttgggatggatgagtggcaagatgagcaaggatagaattagaaatgaatgcattccagGGAACCTAGTAGTACCAATAGGTGATAAAGATGAGGGAtggtagacttggatggtttggtcatgtgcagcaGAGACCAAGAACCATGCTGGTTACATGCAGTAAGGTGCCAGCAAAATATGCTGTATGTCCAAACCGGACTGTGACTCTCATTTAATAGAGGTCCAGAAGCATAGTTACCTGAATCAGAGTTCTACTAATTCAAGTTGGAGTTTGCAGTGCAGTTTTGACCAATCTAAAATGGAATTTGCCATTCAGTTGGTAGTTTGATACTTGTCAAAAATACTGGTTTTTTGGGGTAGgctaattttcttcttctttcaatcTATCCGATTTGTGTTtgaggttagctagtttgatCGACTAGTGAAATGCTGTCATTTGGCATAATTCAATTTAATGCGTGCATTCAGCAGAATTAATCAACTAATTCAAATTGACCAATCTCTCTCCTAATTAAGAGTTTCTTCATTTCTTATCAAAGGAAGTTCCAGAATATTGAAAAAATTACTTGAATTTGTTCAAATCATACTGTTATTAGAGATTGAATAAATGGACAGAATTCACAAACTGTAAAAAATTGAGAATGAACTATTCATAGGACGGTCGATTAGTTCAACCATGAATAATGAATCACAGCGTATCACATTGCAATTTAGTTTTGAGTGTGGTTTAAGTGAATTAGGTAACTATTTACTAAACAATGCTTCACCCACATTTTCATTCAGAGCAGCATTCCATTTAGGTGGGTCCATCTCTCTATAGTCCTGATTGTTATAGTGAACGTCACCATGTATGGGTGATAGACCAAATTTATCGTCCATGGGACATTCCCAGCGATGCTCCTATTGCATATATATTGCTgtatgtttcttttctttcttgttcttgttcttgttcttttttttttcccaccatTCATTTGCAGGCCAAATATCAGATGGCAAGGATTGGCTGTTGAGGAACTTCTTAGTTTCAACAGATGAATGAAAGGTTTGGAATTGTGAAAGGTGGGTGTTGCTTGTGTGGAATGTGCCAGATGGGGCTAATTACTGCTCTATTTAGGAAAGGGGAGATCTAACCAAAGGTCAGTACACCAATTTAGTTTCATGGTGCACTATAAAAGTGGCACAACAATGAGGGTTCCATTGTGGTTGGACTATTGCCTGCAAACTGAACAGAATGTCCTGCTGTCCGACTGGTGTGTCCTTTTCCATGCCAATCGATTTCCCACTTTCATCTCTAACATCCATTTGTAGGTCACTAATTGGAATATCCAATAAGTGAGTTTTTTAGTTGTTACTGATTTGTGGTGGGACCATTGTTGTCAATTGTGATTGCGTATGCACATACTAATGTCAtatgggatccttactcttgctcaggtggtagactctcaggagtttcaacacctggtcaagggttcgagtatccataggtggtgaaatcccaccatgggcgtgagtgtgtgtgttaaaaaaaaaaaaaaaaatactaatgtCATATGCGATCTTGGCAAGTATGCCATAGCATACTTCGATATGCAATTAATATGTGATCGTATATTTCCCAACAGTCATaagagcaatttttttttttctttcaatttggGGCACTCTTGCCTATAAATAGGCgctcatatcccctccattttcactattctttactccaaagctctaaattcctcactctctcttacacctctctctcgtACTCTTAACCTCTCTACAACGatttcaagtatgtttattttttatattttataagtTTTGCTTGTTTTTCATAAATTGTATT
Coding sequences:
- the LOC131247850 gene encoding long-chain-alcohol oxidase FAO4A-like isoform X1 — protein: MDYIHAPTSSFSSSTRKVGDDSSIDLNLEQMAAISKIVSDGMGSHWLLRGGRPPYVNHLSRRKMATLTAICDTLLQSIDVSSSTEDESLQMFFHASSSANGTPQHVGGQFSGKMNHPKLGLVQLMLWILSTWYGTLVFCGPKSLSTQFPYIHSFTQMPLDKREKVLLSWSLSSSRYHKMLFKCMKFLTLLIYFGLADEKNENPSWKAIGYCGPDPDFINQRRQAQLPEEEGTKQGEEAEAERLGPLHRALVDMENPKGIILENLQKAGFTVSVHNCKGKNPSPLSPLTISCDAVVVGSGSGGGVVAGVLAKAGYKVVVLEKGNYFARCNLSLLEGPSADQMYEGGGMVATENLSALFLAGSTVGGGSAINWSASLRTPDHVIREWSNEYDLELFGSKAYKQALDAVCERMGVQSEVENEGFNNAVLRKGCLEMGYPVSNIPRNSTSDHYCGWCHLGCKDGKKKGTQETWLVDLADSGNGVILPGCMALKVLHKSKKGRNVATGVVFEYINRRGMKDVYVVESKVTIVACGALRTPLLLKKSGLKNAHVGKHLHIHPTAMAWGYFPETSGWPEEGKKSYEGGIMTAMSTVVANFKTSGYGAVIQTPSLHPGMFAGVMPWISGLDIKERMTKFSRTAHIFALARDKGSGKVNYPKSLTYKLDDIDEENLQRGLEKMLRILAAAGAEEIGTHHCKGEILNVKQASSHEFERFVKRESRRRLKDLSTPICSAHQMGSCRMGVSPKQSVVNQRGETWEVEGLFIADTSVFPTALGVNPMVTVQAIAYCTAQSIIEVLRRKKTIN
- the LOC131247850 gene encoding long-chain-alcohol oxidase FAO4A-like isoform X2 — encoded protein: MDYIHAPTSSFSSSTRKVGDDSSIDLNLEQMAAISKIVSDGMGSHWLLRGGRPPYVNHLSRRKMATLTAICDTLLQSIDVSSSTEDESLQMFFHASSSANGTPQHADEKNENPSWKAIGYCGPDPDFINQRRQAQLPEEEGTKQGEEAEAERLGPLHRALVDMENPKGIILENLQKAGFTVSVHNCKGKNPSPLSPLTISCDAVVVGSGSGGGVVAGVLAKAGYKVVVLEKGNYFARCNLSLLEGPSADQMYEGGGMVATENLSALFLAGSTVGGGSAINWSASLRTPDHVIREWSNEYDLELFGSKAYKQALDAVCERMGVQSEVENEGFNNAVLRKGCLEMGYPVSNIPRNSTSDHYCGWCHLGCKDGKKKGTQETWLVDLADSGNGVILPGCMALKVLHKSKKGRNVATGVVFEYINRRGMKDVYVVESKVTIVACGALRTPLLLKKSGLKNAHVGKHLHIHPTAMAWGYFPETSGWPEEGKKSYEGGIMTAMSTVVANFKTSGYGAVIQTPSLHPGMFAGVMPWISGLDIKERMTKFSRTAHIFALARDKGSGKVNYPKSLTYKLDDIDEENLQRGLEKMLRILAAAGAEEIGTHHCKGEILNVKQASSHEFERFVKRESRRRLKDLSTPICSAHQMGSCRMGVSPKQSVVNQRGETWEVEGLFIADTSVFPTALGVNPMVTVQAIAYCTAQSIIEVLRRKKTIN